The DNA window GACTGCGGCAACGCCTCAACCCAGCCGGATCTGAAAGCGCCAGCCAGCGTTTGTGCGAAACGACCGGCGAGTCCATCGCGGCCATCGCACCGCCGCCACCAGCCAGAGCGGCTCCCCGTCCGTCGAACAGCGGATGACCCGAGGCCATCGACGAGGACCCGCGGACGAGTCAGCCATGTTCCGTCGACATCAGCCGGCGCGGCTATCCCTCAACGTCGCCAGCTGACCGAAAGAAGTTCACCTTGCGATAGCGGCCAGCGGCGTAGCGTTCCCGATATGGAGCCGACCACCGAAGTGGTGACGGCACGACCGGCACCCGCGCTCGCGGCGTTCATCGACCGCTACACCGGATATCGACTGTCCGGGTTCGCGCCCGGACTGCATCGGGGACTGCCCTCGCGGCATATGACGTTCATCGTCGCCATCGGACCGACCATCGACGTTGTCGCGCAGACGGATCCGCGCCAGACCCCGGATGCGTACGGTTGCGTGCTCAGCGGGCTGCAAGCGAGTTCGGCGACCATTTCGCACAACGGCTATCAGGAGGGCGTGTCGATCGCGCTGACGCCGTTGGGTTGCCGAACCCTGTTCGGGATGCCCGCGGGCGAACTCTGGAACACCTCGGTGGAGTTCGCGGATGTGGTCGGTCCGGCCGGGCGCAAGCTGTGGGAGCAGCTTCAGGAGCTGCCCGCTTGGCCGGATCGTTTCGCGGCCTGCGATCGGGTGCTGACCGAGTTGGCCTGTCACGACCGCGTTGTCACGCCCGAATTGACTTGGGCCTGGCGAACTCTGGTCGATTCCGATGGCACCGCGACGATCGGCCCGCTGGCCGAGGAGATCGGCTGGAGCCGCCAGCATCTGGCACGCCGTTTCGGCACGGAGTTCGGCCTGAGCCCGAAACTGGCCGCGCGGATCGCCCGGTTCGAACGCGCCCGGCACATGATCGCGCGCACCCCGTCTTTCGTCACCATCGCCCAGGTCGCGGCCAGCTGCGGCTACTACGACCAGGCCCATCTGAACCGCGACTTCGCGGAGTTGGTCGGCTGCAGTCCGACCATGTGGCTCGCCGAGGAGATTCCATCTGTCCAAGACGACACCGGGGTCGCTGGATGAGGCTGGGGATATGACGAATCCAACAACAACACCAAGTACCACCCGCACCGCGATCTGGCCCTGCCTGATCTTCCAGGATGCCCGCGCGAGCTCGGAGTTCCTGGTCAAAGCCTTCGGCTTCGAGCTCACCGGGCTCTACGCCCGCGATGATGATCCTTCGATCGTCGAGCACGGCGAACTGCGCTGGCCGCTGGGCGGCGGCATCATGTTCGGCTCGGCGGGCCGCAACGACACCGAATTCGGGCGCCGCGCCATCGGAAACGACTCCGTCTACGTGGTGTGCGAGAACCCGGACGAGTTGTTCGCCAAGGCCACGACGGCAGGCGCCGAGGTCGTGCGCGGCCTGCGGGACGAGGACTACGGCTCGCGCGGCTTCTCGGTCCGCGATCCGGAGGGCAACCTCTGGAGCTTCGGCACTTATTGGGGCGAGTAGTCAGCGACCGCCGAGGCCCGACGCGGCAATGCCACGAACGAAGGCACGCTGAGCGATGGCATACACGACCACCAGCGGCAGCAGAATGACCACCGCAGCGGCCATGAGAATCGGCCACTGCGTGTGGTACTGCCCCTGCAGCCGGACCAAACCCAGTGTCGCGGTGGCGATGTCGTTGCGCTGAATCATGATCAACGGCCACAGGAAGTCGTTCCAGACATTGATCCAGGTGAGTACGCCGAGCACCATGAGCGCGGGCCGAGTGTGCGGCAACAACACTCGCCAGAACACCTGCCACGTGGTGCAGCCGTCGACGATCGCCGCCTCCTCCAGTTCGGCGGGGAGCGTGCGGAAGAACTGGCGCATCAGATAGGTACCGAAAGCGCTGCCGAACAAACCTGGCACGATCATCGCCCAAGGTGTATCGACCCAGCCGAACGCACGCATGAGCAGGAATTGCGGGATCACGGTGACCGTCAACGGCACCATCAGCGTGCCGAGATAGGCGAGAAACAACACCTCCCGCCCACGGAATCGCAAGCGCGCGAACGCATATCCGGCCAGCGCGCAGAAGAACACCTGTCCCGCCGTCACACACAGCGCGTAGCACGCGGTATTGGCCAGCATCCGCCCCAGCGGCAGCAGTTCGAAGACCTTCCCGTAGTTGGACCACTGCGGTCGCGCGGGAACCAGTGTCGGCTCGGTGATCTCACCGTCGCGCTTCAGGGATCCCGACAACGCCCACAGGATCGGCGCCAACGCACACCAGGCGATCCCGATGAGCGCCGCGTAGAGCAGCAGCCCGCGCACGGTCCGACGCAGGATCGCTCGCTCGACCCGACTACCTGCAATGGGCGCACTGACCAGCCGCACCAGAAGTGACCGCCGGACAACCTCATACGCGTTCATGCCTCCGCCTCGCTGGCGCTCGGCTCCGACATGACCGCGATGGCGGCTGTGTCCATTGATCGCTCGCCGCGCTCGCTCACAACTCCACCTCCGCCCGGCGCGCGAACCGCAACTGCGCCAGCGTCAGCACCAACAGGATCGCGAAGATCACCCAGGCCAACGCCGCCGCATAGCCGACTTCGTAGAACCCGAAAGCGTTCTGGAACAACATGATTCCGAGCAGATAGGTCCCCGTCTCCGGCCCACCGTTACCGCCGGTCAGCGCATAGGCCTGGTCGAAGGCCTGAACCGAATTGATAATGGTGATAACGAAAACGAATGACAGCGGCCCGCGAATCAACGGCAGGGTGACCGACCAGAACCGCTGCAGCGCCCCCGCCCCATCGATGCGCGCCGCCTCGTACAGCGTCTCCGGCACCCCCTGCATCGCGGCCAACAGGATGACGGTCGCGAAAGGCACACTCTTCCACACGGTCACGATACTCAGCGAGACCAGCGCCCAATCCGGATCGGTCAGCCACGGCACCGGATCGATCCCGACCCAGCCGAGAACGATGTTGAGCAGCCCGTCATCGGTGGTGAAAATGAAACGCCACACCACGGCCATGGCAACGGTCGAAGCCACCAGCGGCAGGAATGCGATGGTCCGAAAGATCCCGATCCCGGCCAACTTTCGATTGAGCACCGCCGCCACCGCCAGCCCGATCACCACCGTCGGCACCAATGTCAGCACGGTGAACACCGCGGTATTGCGTAATGCGATGAGAAACAACGGATCCGACACGAACAACCGCCGGTAGTTCGCCACCCCGACAAACCGCGGCGCACTGAACAAATCCCACGAATGCAAACTCAGATACAACGAAACCGCCAGCGGCCCCAGCAGAAACACCACCACCGCAGCCACATTCGGCCCCACGAACACCCACCCCGCCCGCTCCCGCCGCCGCGCCAGCCGTCCCCGCTCGCGCGGCGCCGCGCGTGGCACACCACGGCGGGACCTGCTCGCAGTTTGCCGCGGCGATGCACCACTCGGCGGAGAGTGTGTCATGGAGTTTCCAGAAGGGTGTTGATGTCGGTGGTCAGGGAGGGGCTCACGGATGCGGCGGTGGCGGCACCACGTAGGACGCGGTTTCCGCCGCGTTCCAATAGTGCCGAAACCTTGCCCCACACTGGAGTTATCGGCAGTGCACGGGAGTTCTCCGGTCCCTCCGTGAACACCTGGAGGTTGCCGATATCGCGATGGGCGGCGGCGAATCCGGGTGCTGCCATCGCGGATTTCAGCACCGGTACGAACAGACCGGAGGCGGCGATTATGGCCTGCCCGATCGGGCCGGTCGCGAATTTGACGAATTCCCAGGCCTGTTCGATGCGCGGACTATCCGCGGCAATCGACAATCCGGTGCTGCCGACATCGGTGATCGCGCCGGGACCGCCGTGTGGACCGACTGGCAGCACCGTCACATCGATCGGCAACTCATCGTGCCCGGCGAATTCGGAATACAGCCAGTGCCCACCCATCGCCATCGCCGCACGCCCGCGCCGGAACAGATCCGGTGCCGAAACCGATTGCTGATCAGCGACTTTCGGCGCCACGCGATGGCGAAGCGCGAGATCGGCGTAGAACTGGAATCCCTCGGCGAACCGCGGATCGGCAAGATTGGTCCTGGTCGGATCCACCGGCGGCATGAACCACTCCGCCCCGTTGTTCATACCGAAGCAAGCGGCGGAGAAGTACGGCACCCATGCGTCGACGAATCCCCACTGCCGGGTCTGCGTGAGTGCCCGTGCCGCATCGAGGAATTCGTCGAACGACCAGGCATCGTGCCACCGCACCGGTGCGCGCACGCCGGCGTCGGCGAACAGCTTCCTGTTGTAGTAGAGGAACACCCCCGACCACTGCTCCGGCAGCGCGTATTGCCCACCGGCATAGGTGAAGGTGTCATACAGCGTCGGATAGCTGTCCGCACGCAATGCGGCGGCGTACTCGGGATCCCGGTCGAGCAGGGTGCGCAGGTCCAGCAGCACCCCTCGTTCGGCGAGTCCGGCATAGAGCAACTCCCACGCCATCATGACGTCCGGACATTTGCCACCCGCGCAGTAGGTGAGCATCTGCTGCAGTGGGTCCGGCCCGGACATGATGGTGCGGATCCGAATGTCGGGGTGCCGCTTGTGGAACTCGTCGATGATCCGCAGCCGGACCCGCGCCTCCTCCGGCCTGGCCTGGAAGAAGAAGGTGAGCGCGTCGTCATCGGACGCACAGCCGGTCGCGGCAAGCAGCGGCGCGGCAAGCACCGAGCCGAGCAGTGTGCGCCTGCGCAACGGAGCCCTCCTCCAGGGCGGATGTGGAGCTTGGCGGAATCGCATGGCAGCATACGTTTGGCAACACCGAGGTGACCGCCGACACACGAACAAAACTTAACGTTGTCCTAAGGCGACGGAAATCGGCCACGGTCGCCGTCACCAATCGGATACGTTGTCACGTGTTTCAGCAGGATCCTGCGCGTTTTCAGGAGAGTAGACGGATGGCGACAATCGAATATTTGCGGACGGATCCCGATCTGCCGCCCGTCGGGGTGGTTGATCAATCCCCGATCACGCCACGAAAGAAGGCGATCTTCGCGGCGATCGCGGTCGTCGGCGCGATCGCCTGGGCCGTCCTCGCCATCTCGCGTGGTGAGAACGTCAACGCGGTGTGGATCGTGATCGCGGCGGTCTGTACCTATGTGACCGCCTACCAGTTCTACTCCAGGCTCATCGAATACCGGATCACCAAGCCGCGCGACGATGTGGCCACCCCCGCCGAGGCCATGGAGAACGGCAAGGACTACATGCCGATGGACCGGCGGGTGCTCTTCGGGCACCATTTCGCCGCCATCGCCGGCGCGGGTCCACTGGTCGGACCGGTCCTCGCCGCGCAAATGGGCTACCTGCCCGGCACCATCTGGATCATCGTCGGTGTGGTCTTCGCCGGTGCGGTGCAGGACTATCTGGTGCTGTGGGCCTCCACGAAGCGTCGTGGTCGCAGCCTCGGGCAGATGGCCCACGACGAACTCGGCCCGATCGGCGGCGTGGCCGCGATCATCGGTGTGCTGGTGATCATGATGATCCTGCTCGCGGTGCTCGGCATCGTGGTCGTGCAGGCGCTGGCCGCGGTCAAGGGGCCGGACGGCACCCTGCACGGCGGCAGCCCCTGGGGTGTGTTCTCCATCGGCATGACCATCCCGATCGCGCTGTTCATGGGCCTCTACCTGCGCTTCGTCCGGCCGGGCAAGGTCGGTGAGATCTCGGCCATCGGCTTCGCCCTGCTGCTGCTGGCGATCATCTCCGGCCGCTGGGTCTCCGAATCCGGTTGGGGCCGTGACCTGTTCACACTCTCGGGCACGACCATCGCCTGGCTGCTGATCATCTACGGTTTCGTCGCCTCGATCCTGCCGGTGTGGCTGCTGCTCGCACCGCGCGACTATCTGTCGACCTTCATGAAGATCGGCACGATCGGCCTGCTCGCCATCGGCATCGTGATCACCATGCCGGTGCTGAAGGCGCCCGCGGTGTCGCAGTTCGCCCACAACAGCAACGGTCCGTCCTTCGCGGGCAGCCTGTTTCCGTTCCTGTTCATCACCATCGCCTGTGGCGCGCTGTCGGGTTTCCACGCACTCGTCTCTTCGGGCACCACGCCCAAACT is part of the Nocardia sp. NBC_00565 genome and encodes:
- a CDS encoding carbohydrate ABC transporter permease, whose protein sequence is MARRRERAGWVFVGPNVAAVVVFLLGPLAVSLYLSLHSWDLFSAPRFVGVANYRRLFVSDPLFLIALRNTAVFTVLTLVPTVVIGLAVAAVLNRKLAGIGIFRTIAFLPLVASTVAMAVVWRFIFTTDDGLLNIVLGWVGIDPVPWLTDPDWALVSLSIVTVWKSVPFATVILLAAMQGVPETLYEAARIDGAGALQRFWSVTLPLIRGPLSFVFVITIINSVQAFDQAYALTGGNGGPETGTYLLGIMLFQNAFGFYEVGYAAALAWVIFAILLVLTLAQLRFARRAEVEL
- a CDS encoding VOC family protein, translating into MTNPTTTPSTTRTAIWPCLIFQDARASSEFLVKAFGFELTGLYARDDDPSIVEHGELRWPLGGGIMFGSAGRNDTEFGRRAIGNDSVYVVCENPDELFAKATTAGAEVVRGLRDEDYGSRGFSVRDPEGNLWSFGTYWGE
- a CDS encoding carbohydrate ABC transporter permease — encoded protein: MNAYEVVRRSLLVRLVSAPIAGSRVERAILRRTVRGLLLYAALIGIAWCALAPILWALSGSLKRDGEITEPTLVPARPQWSNYGKVFELLPLGRMLANTACYALCVTAGQVFFCALAGYAFARLRFRGREVLFLAYLGTLMVPLTVTVIPQFLLMRAFGWVDTPWAMIVPGLFGSAFGTYLMRQFFRTLPAELEEAAIVDGCTTWQVFWRVLLPHTRPALMVLGVLTWINVWNDFLWPLIMIQRNDIATATLGLVRLQGQYHTQWPILMAAAVVILLPLVVVYAIAQRAFVRGIAASGLGGR
- a CDS encoding carbon starvation CstA family protein, yielding MATIEYLRTDPDLPPVGVVDQSPITPRKKAIFAAIAVVGAIAWAVLAISRGENVNAVWIVIAAVCTYVTAYQFYSRLIEYRITKPRDDVATPAEAMENGKDYMPMDRRVLFGHHFAAIAGAGPLVGPVLAAQMGYLPGTIWIIVGVVFAGAVQDYLVLWASTKRRGRSLGQMAHDELGPIGGVAAIIGVLVIMMILLAVLGIVVVQALAAVKGPDGTLHGGSPWGVFSIGMTIPIALFMGLYLRFVRPGKVGEISAIGFALLLLAIISGRWVSESGWGRDLFTLSGTTIAWLLIIYGFVASILPVWLLLAPRDYLSTFMKIGTIGLLAIGIVITMPVLKAPAVSQFAHNSNGPSFAGSLFPFLFITIACGALSGFHALVSSGTTPKLLEKESHARMIGYGGMLMESFVAVMAIITASIIDQHLYFAMNAGAGLTGGTAEKAAAYTNSLGLSGDPITAGELTQAAKDVGETSIISRTGGAPTLAVGMSEVMSQFLGGSGLKAFWYHFAIMFEALFILTTIDAGTRVARFMLSDSLGNLGGPAKKFKDPSWRPGAWLCSAVVVAAWGSVLLMGVTDPLGGIYTLFPLFGISNQLLAAIALTVVLTILIKKGLMKWAWIPALPLIWDLIVTMTASWQKIFSADPKIGYWKQHSNYAAAREAGKLLAPAKNADDMDKIVRNTFIQGSLSIIFAVLVLIVAVVGAVVCYRTWRAGGGPSSESPEEPSKIFAPRGFIATPEEKAVQKEWDALIESGQVRAPGAAHSKGAPAETAGPAPH
- a CDS encoding ABC transporter substrate-binding protein, translated to MRFRQAPHPPWRRAPLRRRTLLGSVLAAPLLAATGCASDDDALTFFFQARPEEARVRLRIIDEFHKRHPDIRIRTIMSGPDPLQQMLTYCAGGKCPDVMMAWELLYAGLAERGVLLDLRTLLDRDPEYAAALRADSYPTLYDTFTYAGGQYALPEQWSGVFLYYNRKLFADAGVRAPVRWHDAWSFDEFLDAARALTQTRQWGFVDAWVPYFSAACFGMNNGAEWFMPPVDPTRTNLADPRFAEGFQFYADLALRHRVAPKVADQQSVSAPDLFRRGRAAMAMGGHWLYSEFAGHDELPIDVTVLPVGPHGGPGAITDVGSTGLSIAADSPRIEQAWEFVKFATGPIGQAIIAASGLFVPVLKSAMAAPGFAAAHRDIGNLQVFTEGPENSRALPITPVWGKVSALLERGGNRVLRGAATAASVSPSLTTDINTLLETP
- a CDS encoding helix-turn-helix domain-containing protein; this translates as MEPTTEVVTARPAPALAAFIDRYTGYRLSGFAPGLHRGLPSRHMTFIVAIGPTIDVVAQTDPRQTPDAYGCVLSGLQASSATISHNGYQEGVSIALTPLGCRTLFGMPAGELWNTSVEFADVVGPAGRKLWEQLQELPAWPDRFAACDRVLTELACHDRVVTPELTWAWRTLVDSDGTATIGPLAEEIGWSRQHLARRFGTEFGLSPKLAARIARFERARHMIARTPSFVTIAQVAASCGYYDQAHLNRDFAELVGCSPTMWLAEEIPSVQDDTGVAG